One window of Equus quagga isolate Etosha38 chromosome 4, UCLA_HA_Equagga_1.0, whole genome shotgun sequence genomic DNA carries:
- the CHRD gene encoding chordin isoform X3 codes for MPSLPAPPAPLLLLGLLLLGSRPARGAGPEPPALPIRPEKEPLPIRGAAGCSFGGKVYALDETWHPDLGEPFGVMRCVLCACEAPQWGRRTRGPARVSCKNIKPECPALACGQPRQLPGHCCQTCPQERSGPERQPTGLAFEYPRDPEHRSYSDRGEPGAEDRARGDGHTDFVALLTGPRSQAVARARVSLLRSSLRFSISYRRLDRPTRIRFSDSTGSVLFEHPAASTQDGLVCGVWRAVPRLSLRLLRAEQLHVALVTPTYPSGEVWGPLIRHRALAAETFSAILTLEGPPQQGIGGITLLTLSDTEDSLHFLLLFRGLLESRSGGPAQVPLRLQILHQGQLLRELQANASAQEPGFAEVLPNLTAQEMDWLVLGELQMVLERAGGPGLRISGHIAARQSCDVLQSVLCGADALIPVQTGAAGSASLTLLGNGSLIYQVQVVGTGSEVVAVTLETKPQRRDQHTVLCHMAGLQPGEHTAVGVCPGLGARGAHMLLQNELFLNVGTKDFPDGELRGHVAALPYSGHSARHDTLPVPLAGALVLPPVQSQAAGHAWLSLDTHCHLHYEVLLAGLGGSEQGTVTAHLLGPPGMPGPRRLLKGFYGPEAQGVVKDLEPELLRHLAQGTASLLITTKGSPQGELRGQVHIANQCEVGGLRLAAAGTEGVRAPGTLDAAAPALPGLPAVLDPDAPAPAKSGGPGRPRDPNMCFFEGQQRPHGARWAPNYDPLCSLCTCQRRTVICDPVVCPPPSCPSPVQALDQCCPVCPEKQDVRDLPGLPKSRDPGEGCYFDGDRSWRAAGTRWHPVVPPFGLIKCAICTCKGGTGEVHCEKVQCPRLACAQPVRANPTDCCKQCPVGSGAHPHLGDPMQADGPRGCRFAGQWFPESQSWHPSVPPFGEMSCITCRCGAGVPHCERDDCSLPLACGPGKESRCCSHCAPRQSAPETRTVPELEKEAEGS; via the exons ATGCCGAGCCTCCCGGCCCCGCCGGCCCCGCTGCTTCTCCTCGGGCTGCTGCTGCTCGGCTCCCGGCCGGCCCGCGGCGCCGGCCCCGAGCCCCCCGCGCTGCCCATCCGGCCCGAGAAGGAGCCACTGCCCATTCGGGGAGCGGCAG GCTGCTCCTTCGGCGGGAAGGTTTATGCCTTGGACGAGACGTGGCACCCGGACCTCGGGGAGCCCTTCGGGGTGATGCGCTGCGTGCTGTGCGCCTGCGAGGCG CCTCAGTGGGGTCGCCGCACAAGGGGCCCGGCCAGGGTCAGCTGCAAGAACATCAAACCCGAGTGCCCAGCCCTGGCCTGCGGGCAGCCACGGCAGCTGCCCGGACACTGCTGCCAGACCTGCCCCCAGG AGCGCAGCGGTCCCGAGAGGCAGCCGACCGGCCTGGCCTTCGAGTATCCGCGGGACCCCGAGCATCGCAGCTACAGCGACCGTGGGGAGCCGGGCGCTGAGGATCGGGCGCGTGGAGACGGCCACACCG ACTTCGTGGCGCTGCTGACAGGGCCGAGGTCGCAGGCTGTGGCACGGGCCCGAGTGTCGCTGCTGCGCTCCAGCCTGCGTTTCTCCATCTCCTACCGGCG GCTGGACCGCCCTACCCGGATCCGCTTCTCGGACTCCACTGGGAGCGTCCTGTTTGAACACCCTGCAGCCTCCACCCAAGATGGCCTG GTCTGTGGGGTGTGGCGGGCAGTGCCTCGGTTGTCTCTGAGGCTCCTTAGGGCAGAACAGCTGCATGTGGCACTCGTGACACCCACTTACCCTTCAGGGGAGGTCTGGGGGCCTCTCATCCGGCACCGGGCCCTGGCTGCAG agaccTTCAGTGCCATCCTGACCCTGGAAGGCCCCCCACAGCAGGGCATAGGGGGCATCACCCTACTCACTCTCAGTGACACAGAGGACTCCTTGCATTTTTTGCTGCTCTTCCGTGGGTTGCTGGAATCCAGGAGCGGGG GACCAGCCCAGGTTCCCTTGCGGCTCCAGATTCTGCACCAGGGGCAGCTATTGCGAGAGCTCCAGGCCAATGCCTCAGCCCAG GAGCCAGGCTTTGCCGAGGTGCTGCCTAACCTGACAGCCCAGGAGATGGACTGGCTGGTGCTGGGGGAGCTGCAGATGGTCCTGGAGAGGGCAGGTGGGCCAGGGCTGCGCATCAGTGGACACATTGCTGCCAGGCAGAGCTGTGATG TCCTGCAAAGTGTCCTTTGTGGGGCCGATGCCCTGATTCCAGTTCAGACGGGTGCAGCTGGCTCAGCCAGCCTTACACTACTAGGAAACGGCTCTCTGATTTACCAG GTGCAAGTGGTAGGTACAGGCAGTGAGGTGGTGGCTGTGACACTGGAGACCAAGCCTCAGCGGAGGGACCAGCACACTGTCCTGTGCCATATGGCTGGACTCCAGCCAGGGGAACACACG gctgTGGGTGTCTGCCCTGGGCTGGGTGCCCGAGGGGCTCATATGCTGCTGCAGAATGAGCTGTTCCTGAATGTGGGCACCAAGGACTTCCCAGATGGAGAGCTGCGGGGGCATGTGGCTGCCCTGCCCTACAGCGGGCACAGCGCCCGCCATGATA CACTGCCTGTGCCTCTGGCGGGAGCCCTGGTGTTGCCCCCTGTGCAGAGCCAGGCAGCAGGGCATGCCTGGCTCTCCCTGGATACCCACTGTCACCTGCACTATGAAGTGCTGCTGGCTGGGCTTGGTGGCTCAGAACAGGGCACCGTCACTGCCCACCTCCTTGGGCCTCCTGGGATGCCAGGGCCCCGGCGGCTGCTGAAGGGATTCTATGGCCCGGAG GCCCAGGGCGTGGTAAAAGACCTGGAGCCTGAGTTGCTGCGGCATCTGGCACAGGGGACTGCCTCCCTGCTGATCACCACCAAGGGTAGCCCCCAAGGGGAGCTGCGAGGGCAG GTGCACATCGCCAACCAATGCGAGGTGGGCGGCCTGCGCCTGGCGGCCGCAGGAACCGAAGGAGTGCGGGCGCCCGGGACCCTGGATGCAGCGGCGCCCGCACTGCCTGGGCTGCCGGCTGTGCTGGACCCGGACGCCCCCGCGCCCGCCAAATCTGGCGGCCCTGGGCGGCCCCGAGACCCCAACATGTGCTTCTTCGAGGGGCAGCAGCGCCCCCATGGGGCTCGCTGGGCGCCTAACTACGACCCGCTCTGCTCGCTCTGCACCTGCCAG AGACGCACGGTGATTTGTGACCCCGTGGTGTGCCCGCCGCCCAGCTGCCCGAGCCCAGTGCAGGCGCTGGACCAGTGCTGTCCTGTGTGCCCGG AGAAACAAGATGTCAGAGACCTGCCGGGGCTGCCGAAGAGCAGGGACCCTGGAGAGG GCTGCTATTTTGATGGTGACCGGAGCTGGCGGGCAGCGGGTACCCGGTGGCACCCCGTCGTGCCCCCATTTGGCTTAATTAAGTGTGCTATCTGCACCTGCAAG GGGGGCACTGGAGAGGTGCACTGTGAGAAGGTGCAGTGTCCCCGGCTGGCCTGTGCCCAGCCTGTCCGCGCCAACCCCACTGACTGCTGCAAACAGTGTCCAG TGGGGTCAGGGGCCCACCCCCATCTGGGAGACCCCATGCAGGCCGATGGACCCCGGGGCTGCCGTTTTGCAGGGCAGTGGTTCCCAGAGAGCCAGAGCTGGCACCCCTCAGTGCCTCCCTTTGGGGAGATGAGCTGTATCACCTGCAGATGTGGG GCAGGGGTGCCCCACTGTGAGCGGGATGACTGTTCACTGCCACTGGCCTGTGGCCCAGGGAAGGAGAGTCGCTGCTGCTCCCACTGCGCACCCCGGCAGT CAGCCCCAGAGACCAGGACAGTTCCAGAGCTGGAGAAAGAAGCGGAAGGCTCCTAG
- the CHRD gene encoding chordin isoform X1 produces the protein MPSLPAPPAPLLLLGLLLLGSRPARGAGPEPPALPIRPEKEPLPIRGAAGCSFGGKVYALDETWHPDLGEPFGVMRCVLCACEAPQWGRRTRGPARVSCKNIKPECPALACGQPRQLPGHCCQTCPQERSGPERQPTGLAFEYPRDPEHRSYSDRGEPGAEDRARGDGHTDFVALLTGPRSQAVARARVSLLRSSLRFSISYRRLDRPTRIRFSDSTGSVLFEHPAASTQDGLVCGVWRAVPRLSLRLLRAEQLHVALVTPTYPSGEVWGPLIRHRALAAETFSAILTLEGPPQQGIGGITLLTLSDTEDSLHFLLLFRGLLESRSGAVAGPAQVPLRLQILHQGQLLRELQANASAQEPGFAEVLPNLTAQEMDWLVLGELQMVLERAGGPGLRISGHIAARQSCDVLQSVLCGADALIPVQTGAAGSASLTLLGNGSLIYQVQVVGTGSEVVAVTLETKPQRRDQHTVLCHMAGLQPGEHTAVGVCPGLGARGAHMLLQNELFLNVGTKDFPDGELRGHVAALPYSGHSARHDTLPVPLAGALVLPPVQSQAAGHAWLSLDTHCHLHYEVLLAGLGGSEQGTVTAHLLGPPGMPGPRRLLKGFYGPEAQGVVKDLEPELLRHLAQGTASLLITTKGSPQGELRGQVHIANQCEVGGLRLAAAGTEGVRAPGTLDAAAPALPGLPAVLDPDAPAPAKSGGPGRPRDPNMCFFEGQQRPHGARWAPNYDPLCSLCTCQRRTVICDPVVCPPPSCPSPVQALDQCCPVCPEKQDVRDLPGLPKSRDPGEGCYFDGDRSWRAAGTRWHPVVPPFGLIKCAICTCKGGTGEVHCEKVQCPRLACAQPVRANPTDCCKQCPVGSGAHPHLGDPMQADGPRGCRFAGQWFPESQSWHPSVPPFGEMSCITCRCGAGVPHCERDDCSLPLACGPGKESRCCSHCAPRQSAPETRTVPELEKEAEGS, from the exons ATGCCGAGCCTCCCGGCCCCGCCGGCCCCGCTGCTTCTCCTCGGGCTGCTGCTGCTCGGCTCCCGGCCGGCCCGCGGCGCCGGCCCCGAGCCCCCCGCGCTGCCCATCCGGCCCGAGAAGGAGCCACTGCCCATTCGGGGAGCGGCAG GCTGCTCCTTCGGCGGGAAGGTTTATGCCTTGGACGAGACGTGGCACCCGGACCTCGGGGAGCCCTTCGGGGTGATGCGCTGCGTGCTGTGCGCCTGCGAGGCG CCTCAGTGGGGTCGCCGCACAAGGGGCCCGGCCAGGGTCAGCTGCAAGAACATCAAACCCGAGTGCCCAGCCCTGGCCTGCGGGCAGCCACGGCAGCTGCCCGGACACTGCTGCCAGACCTGCCCCCAGG AGCGCAGCGGTCCCGAGAGGCAGCCGACCGGCCTGGCCTTCGAGTATCCGCGGGACCCCGAGCATCGCAGCTACAGCGACCGTGGGGAGCCGGGCGCTGAGGATCGGGCGCGTGGAGACGGCCACACCG ACTTCGTGGCGCTGCTGACAGGGCCGAGGTCGCAGGCTGTGGCACGGGCCCGAGTGTCGCTGCTGCGCTCCAGCCTGCGTTTCTCCATCTCCTACCGGCG GCTGGACCGCCCTACCCGGATCCGCTTCTCGGACTCCACTGGGAGCGTCCTGTTTGAACACCCTGCAGCCTCCACCCAAGATGGCCTG GTCTGTGGGGTGTGGCGGGCAGTGCCTCGGTTGTCTCTGAGGCTCCTTAGGGCAGAACAGCTGCATGTGGCACTCGTGACACCCACTTACCCTTCAGGGGAGGTCTGGGGGCCTCTCATCCGGCACCGGGCCCTGGCTGCAG agaccTTCAGTGCCATCCTGACCCTGGAAGGCCCCCCACAGCAGGGCATAGGGGGCATCACCCTACTCACTCTCAGTGACACAGAGGACTCCTTGCATTTTTTGCTGCTCTTCCGTGGGTTGCTGGAATCCAGGAGCGGGG CTGTTGCAGGACCAGCCCAGGTTCCCTTGCGGCTCCAGATTCTGCACCAGGGGCAGCTATTGCGAGAGCTCCAGGCCAATGCCTCAGCCCAG GAGCCAGGCTTTGCCGAGGTGCTGCCTAACCTGACAGCCCAGGAGATGGACTGGCTGGTGCTGGGGGAGCTGCAGATGGTCCTGGAGAGGGCAGGTGGGCCAGGGCTGCGCATCAGTGGACACATTGCTGCCAGGCAGAGCTGTGATG TCCTGCAAAGTGTCCTTTGTGGGGCCGATGCCCTGATTCCAGTTCAGACGGGTGCAGCTGGCTCAGCCAGCCTTACACTACTAGGAAACGGCTCTCTGATTTACCAG GTGCAAGTGGTAGGTACAGGCAGTGAGGTGGTGGCTGTGACACTGGAGACCAAGCCTCAGCGGAGGGACCAGCACACTGTCCTGTGCCATATGGCTGGACTCCAGCCAGGGGAACACACG gctgTGGGTGTCTGCCCTGGGCTGGGTGCCCGAGGGGCTCATATGCTGCTGCAGAATGAGCTGTTCCTGAATGTGGGCACCAAGGACTTCCCAGATGGAGAGCTGCGGGGGCATGTGGCTGCCCTGCCCTACAGCGGGCACAGCGCCCGCCATGATA CACTGCCTGTGCCTCTGGCGGGAGCCCTGGTGTTGCCCCCTGTGCAGAGCCAGGCAGCAGGGCATGCCTGGCTCTCCCTGGATACCCACTGTCACCTGCACTATGAAGTGCTGCTGGCTGGGCTTGGTGGCTCAGAACAGGGCACCGTCACTGCCCACCTCCTTGGGCCTCCTGGGATGCCAGGGCCCCGGCGGCTGCTGAAGGGATTCTATGGCCCGGAG GCCCAGGGCGTGGTAAAAGACCTGGAGCCTGAGTTGCTGCGGCATCTGGCACAGGGGACTGCCTCCCTGCTGATCACCACCAAGGGTAGCCCCCAAGGGGAGCTGCGAGGGCAG GTGCACATCGCCAACCAATGCGAGGTGGGCGGCCTGCGCCTGGCGGCCGCAGGAACCGAAGGAGTGCGGGCGCCCGGGACCCTGGATGCAGCGGCGCCCGCACTGCCTGGGCTGCCGGCTGTGCTGGACCCGGACGCCCCCGCGCCCGCCAAATCTGGCGGCCCTGGGCGGCCCCGAGACCCCAACATGTGCTTCTTCGAGGGGCAGCAGCGCCCCCATGGGGCTCGCTGGGCGCCTAACTACGACCCGCTCTGCTCGCTCTGCACCTGCCAG AGACGCACGGTGATTTGTGACCCCGTGGTGTGCCCGCCGCCCAGCTGCCCGAGCCCAGTGCAGGCGCTGGACCAGTGCTGTCCTGTGTGCCCGG AGAAACAAGATGTCAGAGACCTGCCGGGGCTGCCGAAGAGCAGGGACCCTGGAGAGG GCTGCTATTTTGATGGTGACCGGAGCTGGCGGGCAGCGGGTACCCGGTGGCACCCCGTCGTGCCCCCATTTGGCTTAATTAAGTGTGCTATCTGCACCTGCAAG GGGGGCACTGGAGAGGTGCACTGTGAGAAGGTGCAGTGTCCCCGGCTGGCCTGTGCCCAGCCTGTCCGCGCCAACCCCACTGACTGCTGCAAACAGTGTCCAG TGGGGTCAGGGGCCCACCCCCATCTGGGAGACCCCATGCAGGCCGATGGACCCCGGGGCTGCCGTTTTGCAGGGCAGTGGTTCCCAGAGAGCCAGAGCTGGCACCCCTCAGTGCCTCCCTTTGGGGAGATGAGCTGTATCACCTGCAGATGTGGG GCAGGGGTGCCCCACTGTGAGCGGGATGACTGTTCACTGCCACTGGCCTGTGGCCCAGGGAAGGAGAGTCGCTGCTGCTCCCACTGCGCACCCCGGCAGT CAGCCCCAGAGACCAGGACAGTTCCAGAGCTGGAGAAAGAAGCGGAAGGCTCCTAG
- the CHRD gene encoding chordin isoform X2: protein MPSLPAPPAPLLLLGLLLLGSRPARGAGPEPPALPIRPEKEPLPIRGAAGCSFGGKVYALDETWHPDLGEPFGVMRCVLCACEAPQWGRRTRGPARVSCKNIKPECPALACGQPRQLPGHCCQTCPQERSGPERQPTGLAFEYPRDPEHRSYSDRGEPGAEDRARGDGHTDFVALLTGPRSQAVARARVSLLRSSLRFSISYRRLDRPTRIRFSDSTGSVLFEHPAASTQDGLVCGVWRAVPRLSLRLLRAEQLHVALVTPTYPSGEVWGPLIRHRALAAETFSAILTLEGPPQQGIGGITLLTLSDTEDSLHFLLLFRGLLESRSGAVAGPAQVPLRLQILHQGQLLRELQANASAQEPGFAEVLPNLTAQEMDWLVLGELQMVLERAGGPGLRISGHIAARQSCDVLQSVLCGADALIPVQTGAAGSASLTLLGNGSLIYQVQVVGTGSEVVAVTLETKPQRRDQHTVLCHMAGLQPGEHTAVGVCPGLGARGAHMLLQNELFLNVGTKDFPDGELRGHVAALPYSGHSARHDTLPVPLAGALVLPPVQSQAAGHAWLSLDTHCHLHYEVLLAGLGGSEQGTVTAHLLGPPGMPGPRRLLKGFYGPEAQGVVKDLEPELLRHLAQGTASLLITTKGSPQGELRGQVHIANQCEVGGLRLAAAGTEGVRAPGTLDAAAPALPGLPAVLDPDAPAPAKSGGPGRPRDPNMCFFEGQQRPHGARWAPNYDPLCSLCTCQRRTVICDPVVCPPPSCPSPVQALDQCCPVCPEKQDVRDLPGLPKSRDPGEGCYFDGDRSWRAAGTRWHPVVPPFGLIKCAICTCKGGTGEVHCEKVQCPRLACAQPVRANPTDCCKQCPVGSGAHPHLGDPMQADGPRGCRFAGQWFPESQSWHPSVPPFGEMSCITCRCGAGVPHCERDDCSLPLACGPGKESRCCSHCAPRQSPETRTVPELEKEAEGS from the exons ATGCCGAGCCTCCCGGCCCCGCCGGCCCCGCTGCTTCTCCTCGGGCTGCTGCTGCTCGGCTCCCGGCCGGCCCGCGGCGCCGGCCCCGAGCCCCCCGCGCTGCCCATCCGGCCCGAGAAGGAGCCACTGCCCATTCGGGGAGCGGCAG GCTGCTCCTTCGGCGGGAAGGTTTATGCCTTGGACGAGACGTGGCACCCGGACCTCGGGGAGCCCTTCGGGGTGATGCGCTGCGTGCTGTGCGCCTGCGAGGCG CCTCAGTGGGGTCGCCGCACAAGGGGCCCGGCCAGGGTCAGCTGCAAGAACATCAAACCCGAGTGCCCAGCCCTGGCCTGCGGGCAGCCACGGCAGCTGCCCGGACACTGCTGCCAGACCTGCCCCCAGG AGCGCAGCGGTCCCGAGAGGCAGCCGACCGGCCTGGCCTTCGAGTATCCGCGGGACCCCGAGCATCGCAGCTACAGCGACCGTGGGGAGCCGGGCGCTGAGGATCGGGCGCGTGGAGACGGCCACACCG ACTTCGTGGCGCTGCTGACAGGGCCGAGGTCGCAGGCTGTGGCACGGGCCCGAGTGTCGCTGCTGCGCTCCAGCCTGCGTTTCTCCATCTCCTACCGGCG GCTGGACCGCCCTACCCGGATCCGCTTCTCGGACTCCACTGGGAGCGTCCTGTTTGAACACCCTGCAGCCTCCACCCAAGATGGCCTG GTCTGTGGGGTGTGGCGGGCAGTGCCTCGGTTGTCTCTGAGGCTCCTTAGGGCAGAACAGCTGCATGTGGCACTCGTGACACCCACTTACCCTTCAGGGGAGGTCTGGGGGCCTCTCATCCGGCACCGGGCCCTGGCTGCAG agaccTTCAGTGCCATCCTGACCCTGGAAGGCCCCCCACAGCAGGGCATAGGGGGCATCACCCTACTCACTCTCAGTGACACAGAGGACTCCTTGCATTTTTTGCTGCTCTTCCGTGGGTTGCTGGAATCCAGGAGCGGGG CTGTTGCAGGACCAGCCCAGGTTCCCTTGCGGCTCCAGATTCTGCACCAGGGGCAGCTATTGCGAGAGCTCCAGGCCAATGCCTCAGCCCAG GAGCCAGGCTTTGCCGAGGTGCTGCCTAACCTGACAGCCCAGGAGATGGACTGGCTGGTGCTGGGGGAGCTGCAGATGGTCCTGGAGAGGGCAGGTGGGCCAGGGCTGCGCATCAGTGGACACATTGCTGCCAGGCAGAGCTGTGATG TCCTGCAAAGTGTCCTTTGTGGGGCCGATGCCCTGATTCCAGTTCAGACGGGTGCAGCTGGCTCAGCCAGCCTTACACTACTAGGAAACGGCTCTCTGATTTACCAG GTGCAAGTGGTAGGTACAGGCAGTGAGGTGGTGGCTGTGACACTGGAGACCAAGCCTCAGCGGAGGGACCAGCACACTGTCCTGTGCCATATGGCTGGACTCCAGCCAGGGGAACACACG gctgTGGGTGTCTGCCCTGGGCTGGGTGCCCGAGGGGCTCATATGCTGCTGCAGAATGAGCTGTTCCTGAATGTGGGCACCAAGGACTTCCCAGATGGAGAGCTGCGGGGGCATGTGGCTGCCCTGCCCTACAGCGGGCACAGCGCCCGCCATGATA CACTGCCTGTGCCTCTGGCGGGAGCCCTGGTGTTGCCCCCTGTGCAGAGCCAGGCAGCAGGGCATGCCTGGCTCTCCCTGGATACCCACTGTCACCTGCACTATGAAGTGCTGCTGGCTGGGCTTGGTGGCTCAGAACAGGGCACCGTCACTGCCCACCTCCTTGGGCCTCCTGGGATGCCAGGGCCCCGGCGGCTGCTGAAGGGATTCTATGGCCCGGAG GCCCAGGGCGTGGTAAAAGACCTGGAGCCTGAGTTGCTGCGGCATCTGGCACAGGGGACTGCCTCCCTGCTGATCACCACCAAGGGTAGCCCCCAAGGGGAGCTGCGAGGGCAG GTGCACATCGCCAACCAATGCGAGGTGGGCGGCCTGCGCCTGGCGGCCGCAGGAACCGAAGGAGTGCGGGCGCCCGGGACCCTGGATGCAGCGGCGCCCGCACTGCCTGGGCTGCCGGCTGTGCTGGACCCGGACGCCCCCGCGCCCGCCAAATCTGGCGGCCCTGGGCGGCCCCGAGACCCCAACATGTGCTTCTTCGAGGGGCAGCAGCGCCCCCATGGGGCTCGCTGGGCGCCTAACTACGACCCGCTCTGCTCGCTCTGCACCTGCCAG AGACGCACGGTGATTTGTGACCCCGTGGTGTGCCCGCCGCCCAGCTGCCCGAGCCCAGTGCAGGCGCTGGACCAGTGCTGTCCTGTGTGCCCGG AGAAACAAGATGTCAGAGACCTGCCGGGGCTGCCGAAGAGCAGGGACCCTGGAGAGG GCTGCTATTTTGATGGTGACCGGAGCTGGCGGGCAGCGGGTACCCGGTGGCACCCCGTCGTGCCCCCATTTGGCTTAATTAAGTGTGCTATCTGCACCTGCAAG GGGGGCACTGGAGAGGTGCACTGTGAGAAGGTGCAGTGTCCCCGGCTGGCCTGTGCCCAGCCTGTCCGCGCCAACCCCACTGACTGCTGCAAACAGTGTCCAG TGGGGTCAGGGGCCCACCCCCATCTGGGAGACCCCATGCAGGCCGATGGACCCCGGGGCTGCCGTTTTGCAGGGCAGTGGTTCCCAGAGAGCCAGAGCTGGCACCCCTCAGTGCCTCCCTTTGGGGAGATGAGCTGTATCACCTGCAGATGTGGG GCAGGGGTGCCCCACTGTGAGCGGGATGACTGTTCACTGCCACTGGCCTGTGGCCCAGGGAAGGAGAGTCGCTGCTGCTCCCACTGCGCACCCCGGCAGT CCCCAGAGACCAGGACAGTTCCAGAGCTGGAGAAAGAAGCGGAAGGCTCCTAG